From the Cydia pomonella isolate Wapato2018A chromosome 11, ilCydPomo1, whole genome shotgun sequence genome, one window contains:
- the LOC133523137 gene encoding sucrose-6-phosphate hydrolase-like, whose protein sequence is MWYQNYPEASDGFTGIMTIPRELKILNGKLVQIPVTEISSIKGKQVSAINGNYTLRNKAGEVNVLADGCQDVELYIVSDNVKVTISYDAANGKVTLDRGGTDGIRRTDWRPSGQLKWRVFVDASSIELFCGEGEVTFSSRFFPNGTVVISQGGAAKLKVREIVRAMPEPSQN, encoded by the coding sequence ATGTGGTACCAGAACTACCCTGAAGCCAGCGATGGTTTCACTGGTATTATGACCATACCCAGAGAGCTCAAAATATTAAACGGCAAGCTTGTGCAGATACCCGTAACAGAAATTTCTAGCATCAAGGGAAAACAAGTTTCGGCAATAAACGGAAATTATACTCTACGTAACAAAGCCGGGGAAGTTAATGTCCTTGCCGACGGTTGTCAGGACGTTGAACTGTACATTGTATCGGACAATGTCAAAGTGACGATATCTTACGATGCAGCGAACGGCAAGGTGACGCTGGACCGCGGAGGCACCGACGGTATTCGTCGCACGGATTGGAGACCTTCAGGGCAGCTGAAATGGAGAGTCTTTGTGGACGCGAGCTCTATTGAGCTGTTCTGCGGAGAAGGCGAGGTGACTTTCTCGAGCCGATTCTTCCCTAATGGTACAGTGGTAATTTCCCAAGGTGGAGCAGCAAAATTGAAGGTACGCGAAATTGTACGCGCTATGCCTGAACCGTCTCAAAATTAG
- the LOC133522498 gene encoding organic cation transporter protein-like: MEKTKTGVDLRKVLATEDENVYVKVEGDTKTGVDLDKILVEEIGQFGWFQVRTIVLAALVVIFSGIASSEYVFTTGRINTRCLIPECESSDQPAEFSPSWILNAVPASGSSFDACQRFANVSAGSGSSATCPANLFDRDTLVNCEEYVYQNTDTIVYDFGLACQEWMRSFIGSAHTFGTLTALPITGFVSDRWGRRTALALNAISRALFGLVRSWVNSYVPFTLLQFLEATFGSGVFSCAYILVMELLGPRLRVAGGAAMNTFFCIGNICCGLLAWAVNDWRRLTQVIYSPMFITIFYFWVIPESVRWYMSKGRYEESEAVLKTAAHVNGGRLSDKSLQVLRESAEEEKRKKASEELEKANEPWLIVQVFRHKHILIRCIVSPVWWVTNTFIYYGLSINAVNMSGNRYLNYVAVAAVEIPGYWTSMFLMGKIGRRPVLIGAFWVCAACQAAYVFMPDRYFGLSLTVYLIGKYAIAMVMTAVYVYTAELYPTKYRHSLFAFSSMIGRIGSILAPLTPAMADSTFDEFPFVLFGCFALVSGALVFVTPETLGTALPDTMDEADNIGKKQPE; encoded by the exons atgGAAAAAACAAAGACTGGCGTAGATTTAAGAAAGGTTCTGGCAACGGAAGATGAAAATGTCTATGTAAAGGTAGAAGGTGACACGAAGACTGGAGTAGATCTGGACAAGATATTAGTGGAAGAGATTGGACAGTTCGGGTGGTTCCAGGTCAGGACCATCGTCTTGGCTGCGCTGGTCGTTATCTTCAGTGGGATAGCGTCCAGCGAATACGTGTTTACGACGGGGAGGATTAACACGAG ATGCCTCATCCCCGAATGCGAATCCTCCGACCAACCGGCAGAATTCTCTCCCTCATGGATCCTGAACGCCGTCCCAGCATCCGGCAGCTCGTTCGACGCCTGCCAACGCTTCGCCAACGTCTCTGCTGGCAGTGGCAGCTCTGCTACATGCCCTGCTAACCTGTTCGACAGAGATACCCTCGTCAATTGTGAGGAATACGTCTACCAGAACACTGATACGATTGTGTATGAT TTCGGACTGGCGTGTCAGGAATGGATGCGCTCCTTCATTGGCTCTGCGCACACATTCGGTACACTCACCGCTCTACCTATCACAG GTTTCGTATCAGACCGATGGGGCCGTCGTACAGCTCTAGCCCTGAACGCCATCAGCCGCGCTCTCTTCGGGCTGGTCCGCTCCTGGGTCAACTCCTACGTGCCCTTCACTCTTCTCCAGTTCCTTGAAGCTACTTTTGGTTCTGGAGTATTCTCCTGCGCTTACATTCTAG TAATGGAGCTGCTGGGCCCACGACTACGCGTAGCAGGAGGCGCTGCCATGAACACCTTTTTCTGCATCGGAAACATCTGCTGTGGCCTCCTCGCCTGGGCCGTGAACGACTGGCGGCGGCTCACGCAAGTCATCTACAGCCCCATGTTCATCACCATTTTCTACTTCTGGGTCATCCCAGAATCCGTCCGCTGGTACATGAGCAAAGGTAGATATGAGGAATCTGAAGCTGTGCTTAAAACAGCCGCGCATGTCAACGGAGGGCGCTTATCTGACAAATCTTTACAAGTCTTGAGAGAATCTGCTGAAGAAGAGAAGAGAAAGAAAGCTTCGGAAGAACTTGAGAAGGCTAATGAGCCTTGGTTAATAGTCCAAGTGTTCAGACATAAGCACATCTTAATCCGCTGCATAGTATCACCTGTTTGGTGGGTCACCAATACCTTTATATACTACGGTCTGTCAATCAATGCAGTGAACATGTCAGGGAATCGTTACCTGAACTACGTGGCGGTGGCCGCCGTGGAGATCCCTGGATACTGGACGTCGATGTTTCTGATGGGGAAGATCGGGAGAAGGCCGGTGCTGATCGGGGCGTTTTGGGTGTGTGCCGCTTGCCAGGCGGCTTATGTATTCATGCCGGATC GTTACTTCGGACTGTCTCTCACAGTGTATCTGATCGGAAAGTACGCCATCGCGATGGTGATGACAGCGGTATACGTGTACACCGCTGAACTGTACCCAACCAAGTATCGTCATAGTCTGTTCGCTTTCTCCTCTATGATAGGCAGGATCGGCTCCATCTTGGCACCTCTCACTCCAGCCATG GCTGACTCCACATTCGACGAGTTCCCATTTGTGCTATTCGGCTGCTTCGCTCTCGTGTCCGGGGCGCTGGTCTTCGTCACCCCGGAGACGCTCGGCACCGCCCTCCCGGACACCATGGACGAGGCCGATAACATCGGAAAAAAACAACCTGAATAG